CGCCGTCGACCGCGCCCCCGACCCGAACGCCCGGCCCGCCGCCCTGCCCCGCCGCCCCGAGTCCGGCATCACCAGCACCGGCGGCCCGAAGGCCGTCATGCAACACCGTGGCGACAACGTGACGCTGAGCGGCCGGGGCTACGTCCTGGTGCGCTGGCAGATCTCGCCGCACGCCCGGCCCGGCGCGGTGGTCATGCCGACCTGGACCGGCCTGAAGGGCAAGCTGTTCCACGTGGCCTCCGGCGGCTCGCGCCGCATGGACGACCCGCTGCCCGGCGCCCCGAACGGCTACGCCACCGGCATGGGCGGCCCGGACATCGGATACGCGGTGCTGCCGCCCGGCACCCAGCAGATGTGGCAGAACGAGTACTTCTACGTCGACGGCACCGTCACCCTCACCCAGAACGAACGCGGCTGCGACTACGGCCTCGCCGTCTCCCCGACCGGCTGGGAGGCCGTGGACAAGGACGTCAACGAGGGCCCCGCTCAGGGCGCCATCCGCTACGGCCTGGTCCGCGACACCGGCACGGACAGCGCGCCGGTGCCGCAGTACGTCACGCGCTCGACCCCGGCCGATCCGGCGACGGTGCCCCAGCGCTCGCGCGTGTAGCGCACAGCACGTCGATGCGGTTGGTGGTGATCGAGTCCACCCCCGCGTCCAGCAGCCGCCGCATCGAGCGGCGCGTGTCGGGGGTCCAGACGGACAGCAGGTAGCCGTCGCGGTGGACGCGGTCGGCGAGGGGGCGGTCCACCAGCGGGAAACGGTAGTTGAGCCAGCGCGGGCGGACCGCCTCCAGCAGGACGGGCCGGGGCGGGGCCAGCGTCGTCCAGGTGAGGGCGATCTCGGCGGCCGGGTCCGCCGCGCGCACGGCGAGCATGGCGTCGGCGCCCGCGCAGTAGTACACGCGGTCCGCCGCCCCCACCTCCCGTACGGCGTCCATCACCCGCCGCACCGCCCGCACGTCGGGCGAGCCGGGCAGGTCGATCATCACCCGGTGGCCGTCGGTCGCGGCCAGCGCCTCCGCCAGGGCCGGAACCGCGCCGCCGGTGAGCCCGCGCACCTCCTCCCAGGACAGCGCGAGCACCGGCCGCTCGTGCTCCCAGAGCCGCTTCAGCGTGTCGTCGTGCAGCAGCACCGGCACGCCGTCCCGGGTCAGCCGTACGTCGATCTCCACCGCGTCCGCGCCCCGGTCGAGCGCGGAACGCAGCGAGGCGACGGTGTTCTCGCGGTGGCGGTAGGGGTCGCCCCGGTGGGCCACGGCGGTCACGAGCCGCGCCGGGTGCTCGGGGGAGGGTGTCACCGGTCCAGCCACCCCGCGGTGTACGTGTCGATCTCCTGCGTGATCCGGGCCTTGCCCGCCGGGTCCAGGAAGGAGGCCTCGACGGCGTTCTTCGCCAGGTCGGCCAGGCCCCGCTCGTCGAGGTCGAGCAGCCGGGCGGCGACCGCGTACTCGTTGTCGAGGTCGGTGCCGAACATCGGGGGGTCGTCGGAGTTGATCGTGACGATGACCCCGGCCTCGGCGAACTCCTTGATCGGGTGCTCGTCGAGTGTGCGGACCGCGCGCGTGGCGATGTTGGAGGTCGGGCACACCTCCAGCGGGATCCGGTGCTCGGCGAGGTGCGCGAGCAGCTTCGGGTCCTGCGCGGAGCTGGTGCCGTGACCGATGCGCTCGGCTCGCAGATGCGTGAGGGCGTCCCACACCGTCTCC
This region of Streptomyces caelestis genomic DNA includes:
- a CDS encoding glycerophosphodiester phosphodiesterase; translation: MTPSPEHPARLVTAVAHRGDPYRHRENTVASLRSALDRGADAVEIDVRLTRDGVPVLLHDDTLKRLWEHERPVLALSWEEVRGLTGGAVPALAEALAATDGHRVMIDLPGSPDVRAVRRVMDAVREVGAADRVYYCAGADAMLAVRAADPAAEIALTWTTLAPPRPVLLEAVRPRWLNYRFPLVDRPLADRVHRDGYLLSVWTPDTRRSMRRLLDAGVDSITTNRIDVLCATRASAGAPSPDRPGSSA